One region of Vigna angularis cultivar LongXiaoDou No.4 chromosome 10, ASM1680809v1, whole genome shotgun sequence genomic DNA includes:
- the LOC108335413 gene encoding 2-oxoglutarate-dependent dioxygenase DAO-like, giving the protein MCVSVQVLSLAMAEKFPVVIDMEKICEEEELKKLREACERWGCFRIINHSISETLMAEMKKVNEALLDLPLEIKKRNTDVIAGSGHMAPSALNPFYESLCLYDLGSSQAMHNFCSQLHASPQHRKIMERYGEATHGLAVKIGEKMAESLGIVVDDFKDWSCEFRINKYNFTPEAVGSTGVETHIDSGFLTILQDDEKVGGLEVLDPSASLFVPVPPFPGTLLVNLGDIARVWSNGRFCNLIHRVQCKEANKRFSIATFMLAPRNRNVEAPEELVNHDHPRLYRPFIYEDYRKLRFTNKMYIGEVLELLRLSLS; this is encoded by the exons atgtgtgTAAGTGTGCAAGTGTTGTCCCTAGCTATGGCGGAGAAGTTCCCAGTAGTGATTGATATGGAGAAAATTTGTGAGGAAGAAGAGTTAAAGAAACTAAGAGAAGCATGTGAAAGATGGGGTTGTTTCAGGATCATCAACCACTCTATTTCAGAAACCCTCATGGCTGAGATGAAGAAAGTGAATGAAGCTTTGCTTGATCTTCCTCTCGAGATCAAAAAACGCAACACAGATGTCATTGCAGGCAGTGGTCATATGGCTCCAAGTGCACTCAACCCTTTCTACGAGTCCCTATGTCTCTATGATTTGGGTTCTTCACAAGCTATGCACAATTTCTGCTCTCAACTTCACGCTTCTCCCCAACACAG GAAAATCATGGAGAGATATGGGGAGGCAACTCATGGTTTGGCAGTGAAGATAGGAGAAAAGATGGCTGAATCACTGGGCATAGTGGTTGATGATTTCAAGGATTGGTCATGCGAGTTtagaataaacaaatataacttCACCCCAGAAGCGGTAGGGTCCACTGGAGTTGAAACACATATAGATTCAGGCTTCTTAACCATTCTTCAAGATGATGAAAAagttggtggtcttgaagtgtTGGACCCTTCTGCTTCATTATTCGTGCCAGTCCCTCCTTTCCCTGGGACTCTCTTAGTCAATCTTGGAGACATTGCTCGT GTGTGGAGCAATGGAAGGTTTTGCAATTTGATACACCGTGTCCAATGCAAGGAAGCCAACAAACGTTTTTCGATTGCTACGTTTATGTTGGCACCAAGGAATAGGAATGTTGAGGCCCCAGAGGAATTGGTGAACCACGATCATCCTCGTTTATATCGACCTTTTATTTACGAAGATTATAGGAAGCTCAGATTTACCAACAAGATGTACATTGGTGAAGTCTTGGAGTTGTTGCGTTTGTCCTTGTCATAA
- the LOC108335743 gene encoding 2-oxoglutarate-dependent dioxygenase DAO-like, with product MAEKFPVVIDVQKIGEEEELKKLREACEKWGSFRIINHSIPPTLVADMKKVVEALHDLPFETKKRNTEAIAGGGYVGPTPLSPLYEAIGIYDISSSQSMHNFCSQLHVSPQQRQIMEAYGQAVHGLAVKIGQKMAESLGVVEGADFEDWLYEFRFNKYNFTAETIGSPGVQIHTDSSFLSVLKDDENVGGLEVMDSSSSFVPIPLFPGTFLVNLGDIARAWSNGRFCNVTHRVQCQEGNQRLSIATLILGPKNRNVEAPEELVNHDHPRFYQPFVYEDYRNLKVSKKIPTKEALELFRLA from the exons ATGGCGGAGAAGTTCCCAGTAGTGATTGATGTGCAGAAAattggtgaggaagaagagttaAAGAAACTAAGAGAAGCATGTGAAAAATGGGGTTCTTTCAGGATCATCAATCACTCTATTCCTCCAACCCTAGTGGCTGACATGAAGAAGGTGGTTGAAGCTCTGCATGATCTTCCTTTTGAGACCAAGAAACGCAACACAGAAGCCATTGCTGGTGGTGGTTACGTCGGACCAACTCCACTCAGCCCCTTATACGAGGCTATAGGAATCTATGACATTTCTTCATCACAATCTATGCACAATTTCTGTTCTCAGCTTCATGTCTCTCCTCAACAAag GCAAATAATGGAGGCATATGGGCAAGCTGTTCATGGTTTGGCAGTAAAAATAGGACAAAAGATGGCTGAATCTCTTGGTGTAGTTGAAGGTGCTGATTTCGAGGACTGGCTCTACGAGTTTAGATTTAACAAATATAACTTCACGGCAGAAACAATAGGGTCCCCAGGAGTTCAAATACACACAGATTCAAGCTTCCTATCTGTTCTTAAAGATGATGAAAAtgttggtggtcttgaagtcatggactcttcttcctcctttgtGCCAATCCCTCTTTTCCCTGGGACTTTTCTTGTCAATCTTGGAGACATTGCTCGT GCGTGGAGCAATGGGAGGTTTTGCAATGTGACACATCGTGTGCAATGCCAGGAAGGGAACCAACGTCTTTCAATTGCTACGTTAATCTTAGGACCCAAGAACAGGAATGTTGAGGCCCCAGAGGAATTGGTGAACCATGATCACCCCCGTTTTTATCAACCTTTTGTTTATGAAGATTATAGGAATCTCAAAGTTAGTAAGAAGATTCCCACTAAAGAAGCCCTAGAACTGTTCCGATTGGCCTAG